A stretch of the Asticcacaulis sp. ZE23SCel15 genome encodes the following:
- a CDS encoding tryptophan halogenase family protein, translated as METIRKIVIVGGGTAGWMTAAALSKILGSQYADITLVESEDIGTVGVGEATIPQINIFNRLLGLKEDDFIRQTNGTFKLGIEFVDWARKGHSYFHPFGPYGFDMKGVSFHAFWQKLQTLGVSDSISDYNLQAVAAREGKFMRPVQVENSPLSTIAYAFHFDAGLYAKFLRRFSEGLGAKRIEGRIVSADKNAETGFLEAVVLNDGRRIEGDLFIDCSGFRGLLIGQQMGINYEDWSKWLPNNRAWAVPTERTAKNPTPYTRSTAREAGWQWRIPLQHRTGNGYVFSNHFIDEQAAMDTLLQNLDGKPLKDPVLVKFQGGHRHKFWEKNVVAIGLSSGFMEPLESTSIHLIQVGIAKLLQMFPDKGFEQADINRYNRLSVLEYEYIRDFLVLHFNLTERDDSEYWRYCRNMELPERLQEKYDLFRSRGRIFRENEELFNDTSWFAVMVGQGMTWRGYDPVADVMSDEDVKRQLFGIKDAIRKSSDYMPTHEDFIRANCAMEAPVEVMSQLA; from the coding sequence ATGGAAACGATCCGGAAAATTGTGATTGTCGGCGGCGGCACCGCCGGGTGGATGACGGCGGCGGCGCTGTCTAAGATCTTGGGGTCGCAATATGCCGATATTACGCTGGTGGAATCCGAAGATATCGGCACCGTCGGCGTGGGTGAGGCGACCATCCCGCAAATAAATATTTTCAACCGTCTGCTGGGGCTGAAAGAAGACGATTTCATCCGCCAGACCAACGGCACGTTTAAGCTGGGGATCGAGTTTGTTGACTGGGCGCGCAAGGGCCACAGCTATTTCCACCCGTTCGGGCCTTACGGATTTGACATGAAGGGGGTGTCGTTTCACGCCTTCTGGCAAAAGCTTCAGACCCTGGGCGTCAGTGACTCGATTTCTGATTATAATCTGCAAGCTGTGGCGGCGCGTGAGGGTAAGTTCATGCGGCCGGTTCAGGTCGAAAATTCGCCGCTCAGCACCATCGCCTATGCCTTTCATTTTGATGCGGGGCTCTATGCCAAATTTCTGCGCCGGTTTTCGGAAGGTTTGGGGGCTAAGCGCATCGAAGGCCGCATCGTCAGCGCCGATAAAAACGCCGAAACGGGCTTTCTGGAGGCGGTTGTGCTCAATGATGGTCGCCGGATCGAGGGCGATCTGTTTATCGACTGCTCCGGCTTCCGTGGTCTGCTGATCGGTCAGCAGATGGGTATCAATTACGAAGACTGGTCGAAGTGGCTACCCAACAACCGGGCGTGGGCGGTGCCTACCGAAAGAACTGCTAAGAATCCCACGCCTTATACGCGCTCGACCGCCCGTGAGGCGGGCTGGCAGTGGCGTATTCCGCTGCAACACCGCACCGGCAATGGCTACGTCTTTTCCAACCATTTCATCGATGAGCAGGCGGCGATGGATACGCTGCTGCAAAACCTTGATGGTAAGCCGCTGAAAGACCCGGTGCTGGTCAAGTTTCAGGGTGGGCATCGCCACAAGTTCTGGGAAAAAAATGTCGTCGCTATTGGGCTGTCCTCCGGCTTTATGGAACCGCTGGAATCAACATCGATCCACCTCATTCAGGTCGGCATAGCCAAGCTGTTGCAGATGTTCCCGGACAAGGGGTTCGAGCAAGCTGACATCAATCGTTATAACCGGCTGAGCGTGCTTGAGTACGAATATATCCGCGATTTTCTGGTGCTGCATTTCAATCTGACTGAGCGCGACGACAGCGAATACTGGCGCTATTGCAGGAATATGGAACTGCCGGAACGCCTGCAGGAAAAGTATGACCTGTTCCGCAGCCGCGGCCGCATCTTCCGTGAGAATGAGGAGTTGTTCAACGACACCTCGTGGTTTGCGGTCATGGTGGGTCAGGGCATGACCTGGCGCGGTTACGATCCGGTCGCCGATGTCATGTCGGATGAGGATGTTAAGCGGCAATTGTTCGGCATCAAGGACGCGATCCGTAAATCGAGCGACTACATGCCAACCCACGAGGATTTCATCCGCGCCAACTGCGCGATGGAGGCGCCGGTTGAGGTGATGTCTCAACTGGCCTGA
- a CDS encoding tryptophan halogenase family protein, with protein MTRPITDIVICGGGTAGWMAAAALSKVLSREVNITLIKSDEIGTVGVGEATIPPILTFNGLLGIDEDEFLKATNGTFKLGIEFVNWRTPDHRYIHPFGTFGVDMQAIKFHQFYMKLKQMGGDPQILGELEDYNVCAVASKLNRYLRPKPGMGEVMAGMKYAFHFDAGLYARFLRGHSESRGVKRLEGKIAQVNQRATDGFIESVTLEDGQTVPGQLFIDCTGFRGLLIEETLKTGFEDWSHWLPNDRAWAVQTENNGPLTPYTRATARGAGWQWRIPLQHRTGNGYVFSSKYVSEEAARETLLSTIDGQAITEPRLLKFKTGRRVKAWHKNVVALGLASGFLEPLESTSIHFIQAGITKLLALFPTQDFAPIEEDEYNRLTRLQWEQVRDFIILHYKATQRDDTPYWVRNRDMDVPETLTQKMELFASKGRIFRREDDLFAEDNWLAVMYGQGIEPAGYDPLVDGLGLEDIRRNLKNIKSAIARTVQAMPTQEAFIRHACASDAFLKSAHISA; from the coding sequence ATGACAAGACCCATAACTGATATTGTAATCTGCGGCGGTGGTACTGCCGGTTGGATGGCGGCGGCGGCCCTGTCCAAGGTGCTATCGCGTGAGGTCAACATCACGCTTATAAAATCTGATGAGATCGGCACCGTTGGTGTCGGCGAGGCGACCATTCCGCCGATCCTGACCTTCAATGGTCTGCTGGGGATTGATGAGGATGAGTTCCTGAAAGCCACCAACGGCACGTTCAAGCTGGGGATCGAATTCGTCAACTGGCGCACGCCTGATCATCGCTATATCCACCCGTTCGGCACGTTTGGTGTCGATATGCAGGCCATCAAGTTTCACCAGTTTTATATGAAACTCAAGCAGATGGGTGGTGATCCGCAGATTTTAGGTGAGCTTGAGGATTATAATGTCTGCGCGGTGGCCTCTAAGCTCAATCGCTATCTGCGCCCTAAACCCGGCATGGGCGAGGTGATGGCGGGCATGAAATATGCCTTTCATTTTGACGCCGGTCTTTATGCCCGCTTCCTGCGCGGCCATTCTGAGAGCCGTGGCGTCAAACGCCTTGAGGGCAAGATCGCGCAGGTCAATCAACGGGCCACGGACGGGTTTATCGAGTCGGTTACGCTTGAGGATGGCCAAACCGTGCCGGGGCAATTGTTCATCGACTGCACCGGGTTCCGCGGACTGCTGATCGAGGAGACGCTGAAAACCGGCTTTGAGGACTGGTCGCACTGGCTGCCCAATGATCGGGCCTGGGCGGTTCAAACGGAAAATAACGGGCCGCTGACGCCCTATACCCGCGCGACCGCTCGCGGGGCGGGCTGGCAATGGCGGATTCCGCTTCAGCACCGCACCGGCAATGGCTATGTATTTTCATCGAAATATGTGTCCGAAGAGGCGGCGCGTGAGACGTTGCTGTCAACGATTGATGGACAGGCGATCACTGAGCCGCGACTGCTGAAATTCAAGACCGGTCGCCGCGTTAAGGCCTGGCACAAAAACGTGGTGGCGCTGGGGCTGGCGTCTGGGTTTCTGGAGCCGCTGGAATCGACCTCGATCCACTTCATTCAGGCCGGTATCACCAAACTTCTGGCACTGTTTCCAACGCAGGATTTCGCCCCGATTGAAGAAGATGAATATAACCGGCTGACGCGGCTTCAGTGGGAGCAGGTGCGTGATTTCATTATCCTGCACTATAAAGCCACGCAGCGCGATGACACGCCCTACTGGGTGCGCAATCGTGATATGGATGTGCCGGAGACATTGACGCAAAAGATGGAACTGTTCGCCTCAAAAGGGCGTATCTTCCGGCGTGAGGACGATTTGTTTGCCGAAGACAACTGGCTGGCGGTTATGTACGGGCAGGGGATAGAACCTGCGGGCTATGATCCGCTTGTGGACGGATTGGGGCTTGAAGATATCCGGCGCAACCTTAAAAATATCAAATCGGCCATTGCCCGCACCGTGCAGGCCATGCCGACGCAGGAGGCGTTTATCCGCCATGCCTGCGCTTCTGACGCCTTTCTTAAAAGCGCACACATAAGCGCTTGA
- a CDS encoding tryptophan 7-halogenase: MARLKSILICGSGVAAWFMAAGLSRALEGQGCRITVLDDGATEDSACLGRAVLSLPALRAFHGVLGLSEDQMIKAARVWPYTALNMGTYHIGIGDHGARLNTVAFHHFVTWLRQNGHDADIDTFSIPALMASAGKFTRPVNDPNSVLSGFSYGLVLDVGRYSDLLKTYALSRGVDVAEGRLTEVDGGVQIASVHRDQGAPLTADFYIDATGEPARLMSAVEVPFEVDPYLTANRIRPALPQDTVVPMMSEGRQILPIMGGVISDDVDTDGDGRAFLQGRRAQFWVGNVVAAGHAAGVLQPFMGHELQLLHTGFTRLIGLFPDDGMSPVLAGEYNRLMIQTFDRVRDFVLLPQVLRGQAEGPPELARKISQFKSRGRVVMYDEESYSESFWVSVFLGEGVLPERYDRIIDSMEPEWLNQQLIKMRDIMARAVSAMPPLKAVPVTSGVPA, from the coding sequence ATGGCGCGGCTCAAATCCATATTGATTTGTGGCTCTGGTGTGGCGGCCTGGTTCATGGCGGCCGGGCTGTCTAGGGCGTTGGAGGGGCAGGGGTGCCGGATCACCGTGCTGGATGATGGCGCCACCGAAGACAGTGCGTGTCTGGGGCGCGCCGTCCTCAGCCTGCCGGCGTTACGGGCGTTTCATGGCGTGCTGGGTCTGAGTGAAGATCAGATGATAAAAGCCGCACGGGTATGGCCCTATACGGCGCTGAATATGGGCACCTATCATATCGGTATAGGGGATCATGGCGCGCGCTTGAATACGGTTGCCTTTCATCACTTTGTGACCTGGCTTAGACAGAACGGCCATGATGCGGATATAGACACCTTTTCCATACCGGCCCTGATGGCCTCGGCGGGCAAGTTCACGCGGCCTGTCAATGATCCGAACTCGGTTCTGTCCGGGTTCAGTTACGGCCTTGTGCTGGATGTCGGGCGATACAGTGATTTGCTCAAAACCTATGCCTTATCGCGGGGCGTGGACGTGGCCGAGGGGCGCTTGACCGAGGTTGACGGTGGCGTGCAGATTGCCTCGGTTCATCGTGATCAGGGGGCGCCGCTTACGGCTGATTTTTATATTGATGCCACGGGGGAGCCCGCACGGTTGATGAGTGCCGTGGAAGTGCCTTTTGAAGTCGATCCTTATCTGACTGCCAACCGCATCCGTCCGGCCCTGCCTCAGGACACCGTAGTGCCGATGATGTCGGAGGGGCGTCAGATACTTCCGATCATGGGTGGGGTGATTTCTGATGACGTTGACACGGACGGCGACGGGCGCGCCTTTCTCCAGGGGCGACGCGCACAGTTCTGGGTCGGCAATGTGGTGGCGGCCGGACACGCAGCGGGCGTGCTGCAACCGTTTATGGGCCATGAGCTTCAACTGTTGCATACCGGATTTACGCGACTGATCGGCCTGTTCCCGGATGATGGCATGTCACCGGTTCTGGCGGGGGAATATAACCGGCTGATGATTCAGACATTTGACCGGGTGCGCGATTTCGTCCTGCTGCCACAGGTTCTGCGCGGACAGGCTGAGGGGCCACCTGAACTGGCGCGCAAAATCAGCCAGTTCAAAAGCCGAGGACGCGTCGTTATGTATGACGAAGAAAGCTACAGCGAATCCTTTTGGGTGTCAGTGTTTCTAGGGGAAGGTGTCCTGCCTGAGCGCTATGATCGTATCATCGACAGCATGGAGCCTGAGTGGTTAAATCAACAGTTGATAAAGATGCGCGATATCATGGCGCGCGCGGTTTCAGCCATGCCACCGCTTAAGGCCGTGCCGGTTACATCTGGAGTACCGGCATGA
- a CDS encoding tryptophan halogenase family protein, whose translation MSKNSDEKIKRIVIVGGGTAGWIAAAGLSSLYKSDDLSIRLVKSEAIGTVGVGEATVPHIRHFNVKLGIDERDFMQKTSATFKLGIEFCDWNRKGQSYVHPFGAYGEPVGGVGFHHHWVRMRKRGDTRSIDDFSLPVKMSHMARFAMPSQDRRAVKSTFSYAYQFDAGLYAAYLRAYAEARGVVRTEGRITGVNQNAETGFVEAVVLESGEVVEGDLFIDASGFRGLLIEQTLKSGYETWGHWLQCDRAWAVPCEANSTNTPYTRATARDAGWQWRIPLQHRVGNGYVFSSSFLSEDAARATLMAKLEGPAQAEPKMLSFTTGVRKQQWNKNVVAIGLASGFLEPLKSTSIHLIQLAVTNLVEMLPDMRFCDDDRDEFNRIMHLEYERVRDFLILHYHATERDDTPFWDYCRTMTIPNSLAYKMTLFRERGVIVNYRDGFFLEPSWLAVYIGQGVIPRDYDPLSERISDQALARYMADYAGKVSSAVQAMPSHAAFLEQYCPSAVVSRRATAGVV comes from the coding sequence GTGTCTAAAAACTCTGATGAAAAAATAAAGCGTATAGTGATTGTCGGTGGCGGAACGGCGGGATGGATTGCCGCGGCCGGATTATCGTCGCTCTATAAGTCTGACGATTTGAGTATTCGTCTGGTTAAGTCCGAGGCAATTGGTACTGTCGGTGTAGGTGAGGCAACCGTGCCACACATTCGTCATTTTAATGTCAAACTTGGCATAGACGAGCGCGACTTCATGCAAAAGACCTCGGCAACCTTCAAATTGGGCATCGAGTTTTGCGACTGGAATCGCAAAGGCCAGTCTTATGTCCATCCGTTTGGGGCCTATGGGGAGCCTGTCGGCGGGGTGGGATTCCACCATCATTGGGTGCGGATGCGAAAGCGTGGTGACACGCGGTCGATCGATGATTTTTCGCTGCCAGTAAAAATGTCACACATGGCGCGGTTCGCAATGCCATCTCAGGATAGGCGCGCCGTTAAATCGACCTTTTCCTATGCGTACCAATTTGATGCGGGGCTCTATGCGGCGTACCTGCGCGCCTATGCCGAAGCGCGCGGCGTTGTGCGTACCGAAGGCCGTATCACCGGGGTGAACCAGAACGCGGAGACGGGGTTCGTTGAGGCCGTGGTTCTGGAGAGTGGTGAGGTCGTTGAAGGGGATCTCTTTATAGATGCGTCGGGTTTCAGAGGACTGCTGATCGAGCAAACTCTTAAAAGCGGTTATGAAACCTGGGGCCACTGGCTGCAGTGTGACCGGGCGTGGGCGGTGCCATGTGAAGCGAACTCAACCAATACGCCCTACACACGTGCGACGGCACGGGACGCGGGCTGGCAATGGCGCATTCCGCTTCAGCACCGGGTCGGCAATGGCTATGTGTTTTCCTCAAGCTTTCTTAGCGAAGACGCCGCACGCGCCACGCTGATGGCCAAACTTGAAGGGCCTGCACAGGCCGAGCCTAAGATGCTGTCGTTCACCACAGGCGTGCGTAAGCAGCAGTGGAATAAGAACGTGGTGGCGATCGGGCTGGCGTCCGGGTTTCTGGAGCCGCTCAAATCAACCTCAATCCATCTGATCCAACTCGCGGTCACCAATCTGGTCGAGATGCTGCCCGACATGCGGTTTTGCGACGATGACCGCGATGAATTTAACCGCATCATGCACCTTGAGTATGAGCGGGTGCGCGACTTCCTGATCCTGCATTATCATGCCACTGAGCGCGATGACACGCCGTTTTGGGATTATTGCCGGACCATGACCATTCCAAATTCTCTGGCCTATAAGATGACCCTGTTCCGCGAGCGTGGCGTGATCGTCAACTATAGGGACGGGTTTTTCCTGGAGCCGAGTTGGCTGGCGGTCTATATCGGTCAGGGGGTGATCCCGCGCGATTATGACCCGCTAAGCGAACGCATAAGCGATCAGGCTTTGGCGCGCTATATGGCGGATTATGCGGGTAAGGTTTCCTCCGCCGTTCAGGCTATGCCGAGCCATGCGGCGTTTCTGGAACAATATTGCCCGTCGGCTGTTGTATCTCGTCGCGCCACGGCAGGGGTGGTCTGA
- a CDS encoding TonB-dependent receptor has protein sequence MKQTKRHRGGVSAMLRCGVSAVALSALMSSAFAQTPSETAATANATANASEDTTEVVVTAIRRSLRNAQAIKRDFDVIVDSITAEDIGALPDRSVTEALSRVPGVSINRFAAGVDPDHFSVEGSGVTVRGLNMTRSELNGRDVFSANNGRGLSFADVPSELMGGVDVFKNPSANMIEGGIAGTVNLRTRLPFDSKGQVISFSVEGSYGDFAKEWTPTYSGLYSNRWDTEIGQLGLLVNYVNSELTTRSDGAQISNYACRYRSADQSTTDGDPVGTPGVLINGLASGLVSTSAVQCLDAGTEANTTDTANGMWFPRGAALRSQTSDRTREGYGLAAQWRSTDDTMLATFQYLRSEATQAWTERAIEVATDNVSADGRDAFPVFGSDVTIDDQGRFTSGLISGIQGWRSDSNTTAPNNRTPVWGLQSNNIRRDQQQEYMTEDASFNFKWTPNDRWGLTFDAQHVKSTVDVIDNTLWGSSFQDAFIQINGDDIPTIRFQSPTTVNNAGVPCTSGATCPNGAGTPPQPYAAGANASYSSPYNSFWRSAMDHFEQSEGEETAVRLDAQYLFEDNNFVKSVDFGVRWSEREQTTRFSQYNWGVLSEIWGGNAPGGPVWMDDTLVGGGTSSDMVEAFTFDNFMQGDIANPVGADGYLFYSGNMVNDYESYLNFANRVSTTWRPYRDVNGVVIPANAETCLDGTTRSANWDSAFDRCDTIAGTPFRLNEINPVLEKNKAAYMMVQFRHDMSNGGRISGNVGLRYTKTDRTTSGYQAFPRTTFRTEAECAAPPVGQPVTGFCLLPLQTRNDLRNWSDGAVSPIDGEVSYRYLLPSFNVRYQPIPEWVLRLGLSKTLTPPEMGLTRAYYNIAGLTVNDNREIITGNTTVGNPQLKPTEFNNIDLSAEWYFAPVGSLTLALFHKELSNVVSNGSERLNFTNNGATFSIPVTTPVNSEDKGKIKGFELAYQQTYDFLPAPFDGLGVNANYSYIEFDGVKQSTLSATDPDVAAGRVTIIDTSLLPLQGLSKHNANATVFYEKYGISARLAYNWRDDFLITVRDVIVPFQPIMQKASGQLDGSFFYSVTPQVKIGVQGVNLTNEVTKTLAVIGTKPNGELITAGRSWFMNDRRVTFVIRGTF, from the coding sequence ATGAAACAAACCAAACGTCATCGTGGCGGCGTATCCGCCATGCTGCGCTGCGGCGTCTCGGCAGTGGCTTTGTCGGCACTGATGAGTTCAGCCTTTGCGCAGACACCGTCCGAAACTGCCGCGACCGCCAACGCCACGGCCAACGCCAGCGAAGATACGACCGAAGTTGTGGTCACCGCCATCCGTCGGTCGTTGCGCAACGCTCAGGCGATCAAACGTGACTTTGACGTGATCGTCGACTCGATCACCGCCGAAGACATCGGCGCTCTGCCCGACCGTTCGGTGACCGAAGCTTTGTCACGTGTACCGGGCGTGTCAATCAACCGTTTCGCCGCCGGCGTTGACCCCGACCACTTCTCGGTCGAAGGGTCTGGTGTGACCGTGCGCGGCCTGAACATGACCCGTTCGGAGCTTAACGGCCGCGACGTGTTCTCAGCCAACAATGGCCGCGGCTTAAGCTTTGCCGATGTGCCATCAGAACTCATGGGCGGCGTTGACGTCTTTAAAAACCCGTCTGCCAACATGATCGAAGGCGGCATCGCCGGTACGGTCAACCTGCGCACCCGCTTGCCGTTCGATTCCAAAGGACAGGTTATCTCCTTCTCGGTTGAAGGGTCGTACGGTGACTTTGCCAAAGAGTGGACACCGACCTATTCTGGCCTCTATTCCAACCGCTGGGATACAGAAATCGGACAGTTAGGCTTGCTGGTTAACTATGTAAATTCGGAACTGACCACACGGTCTGATGGCGCGCAGATTTCAAACTACGCCTGCCGCTATCGCTCAGCTGACCAAAGCACAACCGATGGCGATCCTGTTGGCACACCGGGCGTTCTGATCAACGGGCTGGCGTCAGGTCTTGTGTCCACGTCAGCCGTTCAGTGTCTGGATGCGGGCACCGAAGCCAATACGACCGACACCGCCAACGGCATGTGGTTCCCACGCGGGGCCGCCCTACGCTCCCAAACGTCTGACCGCACGCGTGAAGGCTACGGCCTGGCGGCTCAGTGGCGTTCAACCGATGACACCATGCTGGCCACGTTCCAGTATCTGCGCTCCGAAGCCACTCAGGCCTGGACCGAACGCGCTATCGAAGTTGCCACCGATAACGTATCCGCCGATGGCCGTGATGCTTTCCCGGTTTTCGGTTCGGATGTTACTATCGACGATCAGGGCCGCTTCACCTCAGGCCTGATCTCAGGCATTCAGGGCTGGCGTTCAGATTCCAACACCACCGCGCCTAATAACCGCACACCAGTATGGGGCCTTCAGTCGAACAATATCCGCCGCGACCAGCAGCAGGAATACATGACTGAGGATGCGAGCTTTAACTTCAAATGGACGCCGAATGATCGCTGGGGGCTTACATTCGATGCCCAACACGTAAAATCAACCGTTGATGTTATCGACAACACCCTCTGGGGCTCATCCTTCCAGGATGCGTTTATTCAGATCAATGGCGATGATATCCCAACCATTCGCTTCCAGAGCCCAACGACGGTCAATAATGCCGGCGTACCGTGCACAAGCGGTGCAACCTGCCCGAATGGTGCCGGCACACCGCCGCAACCTTATGCGGCAGGGGCCAACGCCTCATATTCCAGCCCATACAATTCTTTCTGGCGCTCGGCTATGGATCACTTCGAGCAATCCGAAGGCGAAGAAACCGCTGTCAGGCTCGATGCCCAGTATCTTTTCGAAGACAATAACTTCGTAAAGTCGGTCGATTTTGGGGTGCGCTGGTCGGAACGTGAGCAGACCACCCGCTTCTCCCAATATAACTGGGGTGTGTTGTCGGAAATCTGGGGCGGCAACGCTCCCGGCGGCCCCGTCTGGATGGATGACACCCTTGTCGGTGGTGGCACATCGTCAGACATGGTCGAAGCCTTTACCTTTGATAACTTCATGCAGGGTGATATCGCCAACCCTGTCGGCGCAGACGGTTATCTGTTCTACTCGGGGAACATGGTCAATGACTACGAGTCCTACCTGAACTTTGCCAACAGGGTCAGTACCACCTGGCGGCCTTACCGCGATGTTAATGGTGTCGTGATCCCGGCAAACGCGGAAACCTGTCTGGACGGCACCACGCGCTCGGCCAACTGGGACAGTGCCTTTGACCGATGCGATACTATCGCAGGAACCCCGTTCCGTCTGAACGAAATAAATCCGGTTCTTGAAAAGAACAAAGCTGCCTATATGATGGTGCAGTTCCGCCACGATATGAGCAATGGCGGTCGTATTTCGGGTAATGTCGGCTTGCGCTACACCAAGACCGATCGGACGACCTCAGGTTATCAGGCCTTCCCTAGAACGACCTTCCGGACAGAGGCTGAATGCGCGGCACCGCCCGTCGGACAGCCGGTCACAGGCTTCTGCCTGCTGCCGCTGCAAACCCGCAACGATCTGCGTAACTGGAGCGATGGCGCCGTCAGCCCTATCGATGGCGAGGTAAGCTATCGCTATCTTCTGCCCAGCTTTAACGTAAGGTACCAGCCAATTCCTGAGTGGGTATTGCGTCTTGGCCTGTCCAAGACCCTCACGCCTCCGGAAATGGGCCTGACGCGCGCATACTACAATATTGCGGGTCTGACGGTTAACGACAACCGGGAAATCATTACCGGCAACACGACGGTCGGCAACCCGCAACTGAAGCCTACAGAGTTTAACAATATCGACCTGTCGGCGGAATGGTACTTTGCCCCCGTTGGCTCACTGACGCTGGCCCTGTTCCACAAAGAACTGAGCAACGTCGTCTCCAACGGCAGCGAGCGTCTGAACTTCACTAACAACGGCGCGACCTTCTCAATCCCGGTTACGACACCGGTCAATTCCGAAGATAAAGGTAAGATCAAGGGCTTTGAACTGGCTTACCAGCAAACCTACGACTTCCTGCCAGCACCGTTTGATGGCCTGGGCGTCAATGCCAACTACTCCTACATCGAGTTTGACGGTGTGAAACAAAGCACCCTGTCTGCAACCGACCCGGACGTGGCGGCTGGTCGTGTGACCATTATAGACACTTCTCTGCTGCCACTGCAGGGGCTGTCCAAGCACAATGCCAACGCGACGGTATTCTATGAAAAGTACGGCATTTCGGCTCGTCTGGCCTATAACTGGCGCGATGACTTCCTGATCACTGTTCGTGACGTAATCGTGCCATTCCAGCCGATCATGCAGAAGGCTTCGGGTCAGCTTGATGGTTCGTTCTTCTATAGCGTAACGCCACAAGTGAAAATCGGTGTTCAGGGAGTTAACCTGACCAACGAAGTCACTAAGACCCTGGCAGTTATTGGCACCAAGCCGAACGGTGAATTGATCACTGCCGGGCGCTCATGGTTCATGAACGACCGCCGGGTGACCTTTGTGATCCGCGGCACGTTCTAA
- a CDS encoding endo-1,4-beta-xylanase, with product MSTLSRRQALTLMTAAAALPTSLSAQTNPSLAELAKAKGILFGSAVGAGNANALTGSFYDAKYLDILKRECAVLVPENEHKIYVIAAQPDKYNFEPGDRIAAFAKQNGMKLRGHTLFWNRVEFMPQWIKDHDFGPNPKKEAERFLRDYIKAVCEHYGTSVHSWDVVNETIDPQTGNIRETPFTKILGPEALRIAFEAAKEHAPHAQLVYNDYMSWEKGNETHRNGVLKLLRWFRDQNITVNGMGIQSHIGNDGHIDQVQDKDWKAFVDEIVGMDYDLLITEFDVNDKDLPTDPKVRDAAIAKAATRYLDMMLSYKQLKEFLCWGMCDKYTWLQGWTPRADKTLQRSTPYDVDYKPKLLREALAASFKNASPR from the coding sequence ATGTCTACTTTATCACGCCGTCAGGCCCTGACCCTCATGACCGCGGCGGCCGCCCTGCCCACATCACTGTCAGCCCAAACGAACCCGTCACTGGCAGAGCTGGCCAAGGCCAAAGGCATTCTATTCGGCTCCGCCGTTGGTGCCGGCAACGCCAATGCCCTGACCGGCTCGTTTTATGACGCAAAATATCTCGATATTCTCAAACGCGAATGTGCGGTTCTGGTGCCGGAAAACGAGCATAAGATCTATGTGATCGCCGCCCAGCCGGATAAATATAATTTCGAGCCCGGCGACCGGATTGCGGCCTTTGCCAAACAGAACGGCATGAAGCTGAGGGGCCATACCCTGTTCTGGAACCGCGTCGAGTTCATGCCCCAGTGGATCAAGGACCATGATTTCGGCCCAAACCCCAAAAAAGAGGCCGAGCGCTTCTTACGCGATTACATCAAGGCGGTATGTGAGCACTATGGCACCTCCGTCCATTCCTGGGATGTGGTCAATGAAACCATCGACCCGCAGACCGGCAATATTCGCGAAACGCCCTTTACGAAGATTCTGGGGCCGGAAGCCCTTCGTATCGCCTTTGAGGCCGCCAAGGAGCACGCCCCGCACGCACAACTGGTCTACAATGACTATATGAGCTGGGAAAAGGGCAACGAAACCCATCGTAACGGCGTGCTGAAACTGCTGCGCTGGTTCCGCGACCAGAATATCACGGTCAACGGCATGGGCATCCAAAGCCATATCGGCAATGACGGCCACATCGATCAGGTGCAGGACAAGGACTGGAAAGCCTTTGTCGATGAGATCGTGGGTATGGATTACGATCTGCTGATCACCGAATTCGACGTCAACGACAAAGACCTGCCGACCGATCCGAAGGTGCGCGATGCTGCCATCGCTAAGGCCGCAACCCGCTATCTCGATATGATGCTCAGCTATAAGCAGCTCAAAGAATTTTTGTGCTGGGGTATGTGCGACAAATACACCTGGCTGCAGGGCTGGACGCCGCGGGCTGATAAGACCCTGCAACGCTCAACCCCTTACGATGTCGATTATAAGCCAAAACTGCTGCGGGAAGCGCTGGCGGCATCGTTCAAAAACGCCAGCCCCAGATAA